The following are encoded together in the Actinoplanes sp. N902-109 genome:
- a CDS encoding polysaccharide deacetylase family protein, with the protein MTVAAWQTLPALMYHSVSAVAGPLHDLAVPPARLAEHLTALGAAGYRLVGLTEALDLLDQGCTDKLVAVTFDDGYRDFSTQALPVLDRAGARATLYASVGHLGGHADWLGRWAPAFGTLLSWAELSEVAAAGVEIGSHSLIHHPLDVLPAAQLHAEIRRSKDELEQRLGRAVRGFAYPHGYNGARVRDAVRAAGHDNATEVGRRLHTPGERRFAVPRLQPTPELTGADLVALVAGGGSALVPRLKQLAQPGWRVVRRAARATGRNLT; encoded by the coding sequence GTGACCGTCGCGGCGTGGCAGACCCTGCCGGCGTTGATGTACCACTCGGTGTCCGCCGTCGCCGGCCCGCTGCACGACCTCGCCGTGCCGCCCGCGCGCCTGGCCGAGCACCTGACCGCGCTCGGCGCCGCCGGATACCGGCTGGTCGGCCTGACCGAGGCCCTCGACCTGCTCGACCAGGGCTGCACCGACAAGCTCGTGGCCGTGACCTTCGACGACGGCTACCGCGACTTCAGCACCCAGGCGCTGCCCGTTCTCGACCGGGCCGGCGCCCGTGCCACCCTGTACGCCTCCGTCGGCCACCTCGGCGGGCACGCGGACTGGCTCGGCCGCTGGGCGCCCGCCTTCGGTACGCTGCTCAGCTGGGCCGAGCTGAGCGAGGTCGCCGCCGCCGGGGTCGAGATCGGCAGTCACAGCCTGATCCACCACCCGCTGGACGTGCTGCCCGCCGCCCAGCTGCACGCGGAGATCCGGCGCAGCAAGGACGAGCTCGAGCAGCGGCTCGGCCGGGCGGTGCGCGGGTTCGCCTACCCGCACGGCTACAACGGTGCCCGGGTGCGCGACGCTGTACGGGCCGCGGGGCACGACAACGCCACCGAGGTGGGCCGGCGGTTGCACACCCCCGGTGAGCGGCGGTTCGCCGTGCCCCGGCTGCAGCCCACCCCGGAGCTCACCGGCGCCGACCTTGTCGCCCTGGTCGCCGGGGGCGGTTCCGCCCTGGTCCCGCGGCTCAAGCAGCTCGCCCAGCCGGGCTGGCGGGTGGTGCGCCGGGCCGCCCGGGCCACCGGCCGGAACCTGACATGA